Proteins from one Sabethes cyaneus chromosome 2, idSabCyanKW18_F2, whole genome shotgun sequence genomic window:
- the LOC128737277 gene encoding U6 snRNA-associated Sm-like protein LSm5 has product MAQTSVSNQSTLLPLELVDKCIGSRIHIIMKNDKEIVGTLLGFDDFVNMLLEDVTEYENTPEGRRITKLDQILLNGNNITMLVPGGELTETA; this is encoded by the exons atgGCCCAAACCAGTGTTTCGAATCAGTCAACGCTTTTACCTCTTG AGCTGGTAGATAAATGCATCGGTTCTCGGATACACATTATAATGAAGAACGATAAGGAAATCGTTGGCACGCTATTGGGATTTGACGATTTCGTTAACATGCTTTTAGAGGACGTTACGGaatatgaaaatacaccagaaGGAAGACGGATTACCAAGTTGGATCAGATCTTACTAAACGGAAATAACATAACTATG TTGGTGCCCGGAGGTGAATTAACAGAGACGGCGTAA
- the LOC128736328 gene encoding uncharacterized protein LOC128736328 has product MTIRYWHPPRNDLARLKQPDVAESYALSLETALPEEGKMIARFGIVLTVALCGFFLQLHGVPVSFENDNVSQSLEPLFSSSSEESDSEGSESLNGTAPNGTHQELYVVKAIVYEVGILVNVPDNETDQELSNEEQVDVTFYSSSSNKSHINLGDIPLPVVTSVNGQVLTGIAPVHVGAVSDLSEVLQTLPFTGSIVNITQTNSSYVELSKHNISSLDDSASVVSIADLASLPIKSPASHPLIPTSLDDTISHLAEVH; this is encoded by the exons atgACCATACGGTACTGGCACCCGCCACGGAATGATCTAgcacgactgaagcaaccggatgtcgccgaaagctaTGCGTTATCTCttgaaaccgcgctgccggaagagg GAAAGATGATTGCTAGGTTCGGAATTGTGCTAACCGTGGCCCTGTGTGGCTTTTTCCTGCAACTTCATGGTGTGCCTGTGTCCTTCGAAAATGATAACGTATCACAATCATTGGAACCACTCTTCAGTTCAAGCAGCGAAGAAAGTGATAGCGAAGGAAGTGAGTCGCTGAACGGCACCGCACCGAACGGAACCCATCAGGAATT atacgTCGTCAAAGCTATTGTGTACGAAGTAGGCATCCTAGTGAACGTGCCGGACAATGAAACTGACCAAGAGCTTAGCAA TGAGGAACAGGTCGACGTAACATTCTACAGCTCATCTTCAAACAAATCGCACATTAACCTGGGTGACATTCCGCTACCGGTGGTGACCAGCGTCAACGGACAGGTGCTGACCGGTATCGCTCCCGTGCATGTGGGTGCCGTTTCCGATCTGTCCGAAGTACTGCAGACACTTCCGTTCACCGGCTCGATTGTTAACATCACACAAACCAACAGCTCGTACGTCGAACTTTCGAAGCACAACATCAGCAGTTTGGACGACTCGGCGTCGGTCGTTAGCATTGCCGATTTGGCAAGCTTGCCCATTAAGTCGCCGGCTAGTCACCCCCTAATACCGACCTCGCTGGATGATACCATTAGCCATCTGGCAGAAGTGCACTAG